One Aegilops tauschii subsp. strangulata cultivar AL8/78 chromosome 7, Aet v6.0, whole genome shotgun sequence genomic window carries:
- the LOC109764793 gene encoding aspartyl protease family protein At5g10770 has protein sequence MELLLLLLAGSLIFPLAAPAREITNACTSQANVFQHVNGTGMHLTLHHPQSPCSPAPLPSDLPFSAVIVHDEARIARLASRLAKTPSSRPTSLRKSTGGAHLGDSQATSVPLAPGASVGVGNYVTQLGLGTPATSYAMVVDTGSSLTWLQCSPCVVSCHRQAGPLYNPRASTTYAAVPCSAPQCGELQAATLNPSACSASGVCIYQATYGDSSFSLGYLSRDTVSFGSGRFPGFYYGCGQDNEGLFGRSAGLIGLARNKLSLLYQLAPSLGDSFSYCLPTSASPGYLSIGSYTPAEYSYTPMVSSSLDASLYFVSLASMSVAGSPLAVSPSEYGSLATIIDSGTVITRLPTAVYTALSKALGAAMGGAPRAPAYSILDTCFKGQVSKLRVPAVDMAFAGGATLKLAPGNVLIDVDESTTCLAFAATDSTAIIGNTQQQTFSVVYDVAQSRIGFAAGGCS, from the exons ATggagttgcttcttcttcttctcgcaGGCTCTCTCATCTTCCCTCTTGCCGCTCCGGCCAGGGAGATCACCAACGCCTGCACCTCACAAGCTAATG TTTTTCAGCACGTGAACGGCACCGGCATGCACCTGACGCTGCACCACCCGCAGAGCCCCTGCTCGCCGGCGCCTTTGCCGTCGGACCTCCCCTTCTCCGCCGTGATCGTCCACGACGAGGCGCGCATCGCCCGCCTCGCCTCGCGCCTCGCCAAGACACCCTCCAGCCGCCCGACGTCGCTCCGCAAGAGCACCGGCGGCGCCCACCTGGGCGACTCGCAGGCCACGTCGGTGCCGCTCGCGCCCGGCGCGTCGGTCGGCGTGGGCAACTACGTCACCCAGCTGGGCCTCGGCACGCCCGCGACCTCCTACGCCATGGTCGTCGACACGGGGTCATCGCTCACGTGGCTCCAGTGCTCCCCCTGCGTGGTGTCGTGCCACCGGCAGGCCGGCCCGCTCTACAACCCGCGCGCGTCCACCACGTACGCCGCCGTGCCGTGTTCGGCGCCGCAGTGCGGGGAGCTGCAGGCCGCCACGCTTAACCCGTCGGCGTGCTCCGCCTCCGGCGTCTGCATCTACCAGGCCACCTACGGCGACAGCTCCTTCTCCCTCGGGTACCTTAGCAGGGACACCGTCTCCTTCGGCTCCGGCAGGTTCCCCGGCTTCTACTACGGCTGCGGCCAGGACAACGAGGGCCTCTTCGGCCGGTCGGCCGGGCTCATCGGCCTCGCGCGCAACAAGCTGTCGCTGCTCTACCAGCTCGCGCCGAGCCTCGGCGACTCCTTCTCCTACTGCCTGCCGACCTCGGCGTCCCCCGGGTACCTATCCATCGGGTCGTACACCCCGGCGGAGTACTCGTACACGCCCATGGTGTCCAGCTCGCTCGACGCCTCGCTCTACTTCGTCAGCCTCGCCAGCATGTCCGTCGCCGGGAGCCCGCTCGCCGTGTCGCCGTCGGAGTATGGCAGCCTGGCGACGATCATTGACTCCGGCACGGTGATCACACGCCTGCCCACGGCCGTGTACACGGCGCTGAGCAAGGCGCTGGGCGCGGCCATGGGAGGGGCGCCCCGCGCGCCGGCGTACTCGATCCTGGACACGTGCTTCAAGGGCCAGGTGTCGAAGCTGCGCGTGCCGGCCGTGGACATGGCGTTCGCGGGCGGCGCGACACTCAAGCTGGCTCCAGGCAACGTGCTGATCGACGTGGACGAGTCCACGACGTGCCTCGCGTTCGCGGCCACCGACAGCACGGCGATCATCGGGAACACGCAGCAGCAGACGTTCAGCGTTGTCTACGACGTCGCGCAATCCAGGATCGGCTTCGCGGCCGGTGGCTGCAGCTGA